The following proteins come from a genomic window of Candidatus Gorgyraea atricola:
- a CDS encoding prepilin-type N-terminal cleavage/methylation domain-containing protein, with the protein MCRNSKGFSLIELVIAMLIAGISILSLAFLFSQVMKTYAEPEVMQVATALSEQKMEEVTSFRYSDVADDGPTAFSGNFSNYTWQITVSAVPTALAIDPGMTDYKQVEVTVSNGIIGSVTLATVVTNN; encoded by the coding sequence ATGTGCCGTAATTCAAAAGGATTCTCTTTAATCGAATTGGTAATTGCCATGCTGATAGCGGGTATATCTATTCTCTCGCTTGCGTTCTTGTTCAGTCAGGTTATGAAGACATATGCCGAGCCAGAGGTTATGCAGGTGGCTACAGCATTGTCTGAACAAAAGATGGAAGAAGTTACTAGCTTTCGTTATTCTGATGTCGCTGATGATGGACCAACAGCATTTTCTGGAAATTTTTCAAATTATACCTGGCAGATCACTGTGAGCGCTGTGCCGACTGCTTTAGCCATTGATCCAGGCATGACTGACTACAAGCAAGTAGAAGTAACTGTGTCAAACGGCATCATAGGAAGCGTTACTTTGGCAACTGTTGTTACGAATAACTGA